A genomic window from Mobula hypostoma chromosome 14, sMobHyp1.1, whole genome shotgun sequence includes:
- the nip7 gene encoding 60S ribosome subunit biogenesis protein NIP7 homolog: MLSEMRPLTDEETRLLFEKLAKYIGENIKLLVDRPDGTYCFRLHNNRVYYVSEKILKLATNISRDKLVSLGSCFGKFTKTSKFRLHITALDYLAPYAKYKVWVKPGSEQSFLYGNHILKSGLGRITENTAQYQGVVVYSMADVPLGFGVAAKSTQECRKVDPMAIVVFHQADIGEYIRHEDTLT; encoded by the exons ATGCTGTCGGAGATGCGGCCACTGACGGATGAGGAGACGCGGCTCCTGTTCGAGAAATTGGCCAAATA TATTGGAGAGAATATTAAACTGCTGGTTGATAGACCTGATGGAACGTATTGCTTCCGCTTACACAACAATCGTGTTTATTATGTAAG TGAGAAAATTCTGAAATTGGCAACAAATATTTCTCGAGATAAACTTGTTTCACTTGGAAGCTGCTTTGGGAAATTCACCAAAACTTCAAAATTCCGTCTTCATATTACGGCACTTGACTATCTGGCTCCTTATGCTAAG TACAAAGTGTGGGTGAAACCTGGCTCAGAACAATCTTTCTTGTATGGAAATCATATATTGAAATCTGGTTTGGGTCGAATTACGGAAAATACAGCTCAGTACCAAGGTGTAGTGGTATACTCCATGGCTGATGTTCCATTG GGTTTTGGAGTTGCTGCAAAATCAACTCAGGAGTGTCGGAAAGTAGACCCAATGGCAATCGTTGTGTTTCATCAAGCTGATATTGGTGAATATATTCGACATGAAGATACTTTGACATAA